A window from Mycolicibacterium tokaiense encodes these proteins:
- a CDS encoding FAD-dependent monooxygenase: protein MGQGFVIVGAGIAGLTGAVALQRDGHRVVALEARSDTSPGAGISIWPNALAALDEIGLGAAVRAAGGRVTAGAMRWHDGSRLRAPAPQRLVKALGEPLVVVQRAALRDVLAGALTPGTLSYGANVSALVATAGGVRLTLGDHSVLEADAVIGADGTHSVVATHLNGSLPHRYAGYTAWRGVARYALDPDLAGETVAAGAVVGHVPLGDHLTYWFATEQTPEGGRRAQGELNYVRQKFAHWAQPVPDILAATDPAEVLRNDLYDRAPARQWARGPIVVIGDAAHPMRPHLGQGGCQAIEDAVVLAHLVRRAADPAAAFADFAAARRRRTTALVREAALVGTVLNLRPPAVSAALTRASVLIPDAVLLRHLASMAAGTAFRLPD from the coding sequence GTGGGCCAGGGCTTTGTCATCGTCGGCGCCGGGATCGCCGGGCTGACCGGTGCCGTCGCTCTGCAACGCGACGGCCACCGGGTGGTGGCCCTGGAGGCGCGTTCGGACACCTCGCCGGGTGCGGGCATCAGTATCTGGCCGAACGCCCTGGCAGCGCTCGATGAGATCGGGCTGGGCGCGGCGGTGCGGGCGGCAGGTGGCCGGGTCACCGCCGGCGCGATGCGCTGGCACGACGGGTCCCGACTGCGCGCTCCGGCACCACAACGATTGGTGAAGGCCTTGGGCGAGCCGTTGGTGGTGGTGCAGCGCGCCGCCCTGCGCGACGTCTTGGCCGGGGCACTGACCCCGGGGACCCTGAGCTACGGCGCGAACGTCAGCGCGCTGGTCGCCACGGCCGGGGGTGTGCGGTTGACCCTCGGCGACCACAGTGTGCTCGAGGCCGATGCCGTGATCGGCGCCGACGGCACCCATTCAGTGGTGGCCACGCACCTCAACGGCTCACTGCCGCACCGGTACGCGGGCTACACCGCGTGGCGCGGGGTGGCGCGGTATGCGCTGGATCCCGACCTGGCGGGTGAGACGGTGGCCGCCGGAGCAGTGGTGGGGCACGTCCCGCTCGGTGATCACCTGACCTACTGGTTCGCCACCGAGCAGACCCCGGAGGGTGGCCGCCGGGCGCAGGGCGAGCTGAACTATGTACGGCAGAAATTCGCGCACTGGGCACAGCCCGTCCCCGACATCCTGGCCGCGACGGACCCCGCGGAGGTGCTCCGCAACGACCTCTACGATCGCGCACCGGCGCGGCAGTGGGCCAGAGGGCCGATCGTGGTGATCGGCGATGCCGCGCATCCGATGCGTCCACACCTGGGACAGGGTGGCTGTCAGGCCATCGAGGATGCGGTGGTGCTGGCCCATCTGGTGCGCCGTGCGGCGGATCCGGCTGCTGCATTCGCCGACTTCGCCGCCGCGCGCCGGCGCCGGACCACCGCGCTGGTTCGGGAAGCCGCGCTGGTCGGCACGGTCCTCAATCTGCGGCCCCCGGCCGTCAGCGCCGCGCTGACACGGGCGTCCGTCCTGATTCCCGACGCGGTGCTGCTCAGGCATCTGGCGTCGATGGCCGCCGGCACGGCCTTCCGGTTGCCCGACTGA
- a CDS encoding PDR/VanB family oxidoreductase has translation MTAVELVVKAIDDGVPGVRTLTLARADGATLPSFTPGSHLVIECGGKANAYSLTSDSVAPCEYTVSVLECLDGAGGSRWIHQELAVGDRVLTRPPRSAFAPVLRARRHLLVAAGIGITPMVSHLRSAARWGRQTQVLYLHRDGRGAYLDEVKSLTDEARTYTERATFLADLLPALANQPFGTHLYVCGPASFMDDVIASAVQLGWPGSRIHLERFGIDALDPGEPFEVTLTARGESFVVDSGVSLLEALQARGHDIPNLCRQGVCGECRVPVAAGEILHRDLYLSDADKQACNAMMSCVSRAVGGRIELSL, from the coding sequence GTGACCGCCGTCGAATTGGTGGTGAAAGCCATCGACGATGGCGTGCCCGGTGTCCGCACCCTCACACTGGCCCGGGCCGACGGAGCGACGCTGCCCTCCTTCACCCCGGGCAGCCATCTGGTCATCGAATGCGGTGGCAAGGCCAACGCCTACTCGCTCACCTCGGACAGCGTTGCCCCCTGCGAGTACACCGTGTCGGTATTGGAATGCCTCGACGGCGCCGGGGGGTCACGCTGGATCCACCAGGAGCTGGCGGTCGGGGACCGGGTGCTCACCCGCCCGCCGCGCAGCGCGTTTGCTCCCGTGCTGCGCGCCCGCCGACACCTGTTGGTGGCCGCCGGTATCGGCATCACCCCGATGGTGTCCCATCTGCGTAGCGCGGCCCGGTGGGGACGGCAGACCCAGGTGCTCTATCTGCACCGCGACGGCAGGGGCGCCTACCTCGACGAGGTCAAGTCCCTGACCGATGAGGCGCGCACCTACACCGAGCGCGCCACGTTCCTGGCCGATCTGCTGCCTGCCCTGGCGAACCAGCCCTTCGGTACGCACCTCTATGTGTGCGGGCCCGCGTCGTTCATGGATGACGTGATCGCCTCCGCGGTCCAGCTGGGGTGGCCCGGAAGTCGGATCCACCTGGAGCGCTTCGGTATCGACGCGCTGGACCCGGGGGAGCCCTTCGAGGTGACGCTGACCGCACGCGGGGAGAGTTTTGTCGTCGACTCCGGTGTCTCCCTGTTGGAGGCACTCCAGGCCCGCGGTCACGACATTCCCAACCTGTGTCGGCAGGGCGTGTGTGGCGAGTGCCGGGTTCCGGTGGCGGCGGGGGAGATCCTGCACCGCGACCTGTACCTCAGCGACGCCGACAAGCAGGCCTGCAACGCCATGATGAGCTGCGTCTCGCGGGCCGTCGGCGGCCGCATCGAACTGTCCCTGTGA
- a CDS encoding 2-oxoacid:acceptor oxidoreductase subunit alpha: MGPTDNGTKSQPREKLEKVVIRFAGDSGDGMQLTGDRFTSEAALFGNDLATQPNYPAEIRAPQGTLPGVSSFQIQIADYDILTAGDRPDVLVAMNPAALKANIGDLPRGGLVIANSDEFTKRNLAKVGYESNPLENDELADYNVQAVAMTSLTLGAVEEIGASKKDGQRAKNMFALGLLSWMYGRPIETSETFIREKFARKPDVADANVLALKAGWNYGETTEAFATTYEVAPAKLKSGEYRQISGNTALAYGLVAAGHLADLQVMLGSYPITPASDILHELSKHKNFNVLTFQAEDEIAGIGSAIGASYGGALGVTTTSGPGISLKSEAIGLAVMTELPLVVIDVQRGGPSTGLPTKTEQADLLQAMFGRNGESPVAVLAPRSPSDCFDIAVEAVRIAIKYHTPVIVLSDGAIANGSEPWRIPDITSYPAIEHAFVEQGQPFQPYARDPQTLARQFAIPGTPGMEHRIGGLESANGSGNISYDPANHDLMVRLRQEKIAGIEVPDLQVDDPTGDAELLLLGWGSSYGPIGEACRRARRKGIKVAHAHLQYLNPFPGNLEEVLKRYPTVVAPEMNLGQLALLLRGRFLVDVQSVTKVQGMAFLADEIEGVIDSALDGTLAEKESDKAKLARLGAVTIDASGVGVDA; encoded by the coding sequence GTGGGTCCGACCGACAACGGAACCAAGTCGCAACCTCGGGAGAAGCTGGAAAAGGTGGTCATCCGCTTTGCGGGTGACTCGGGCGACGGTATGCAGCTCACCGGTGACCGGTTCACCTCCGAGGCCGCGCTGTTCGGCAACGACCTGGCCACCCAGCCCAACTACCCGGCCGAGATCCGCGCACCACAGGGCACCCTGCCTGGCGTGTCGTCCTTCCAGATCCAGATCGCCGATTACGACATCCTCACCGCCGGTGACCGCCCCGACGTCCTGGTGGCGATGAACCCCGCCGCGCTCAAGGCCAACATCGGGGACCTCCCGCGCGGCGGTCTGGTGATCGCGAACTCCGACGAGTTCACCAAGCGCAATCTGGCCAAGGTCGGCTACGAGTCCAACCCGCTGGAGAACGACGAGCTGGCCGACTACAACGTCCAGGCGGTCGCGATGACGTCGCTGACCCTGGGCGCCGTCGAGGAGATCGGCGCCTCCAAGAAGGACGGGCAGCGCGCCAAGAACATGTTCGCCCTCGGGCTGCTGTCGTGGATGTACGGGCGGCCCATCGAGACCTCCGAGACCTTCATCCGCGAGAAATTCGCCCGCAAGCCCGATGTCGCGGACGCCAACGTGCTCGCGCTCAAGGCCGGGTGGAACTACGGCGAGACCACCGAGGCCTTCGCCACCACCTACGAGGTGGCCCCGGCCAAGCTCAAGTCCGGCGAGTACCGGCAGATCTCCGGCAACACCGCATTGGCCTACGGGCTGGTGGCCGCCGGACACCTGGCCGACCTGCAGGTGATGCTGGGCAGTTACCCGATCACCCCGGCGTCGGACATCCTGCACGAATTGTCCAAGCACAAGAACTTCAACGTCCTGACCTTCCAGGCCGAGGACGAGATCGCCGGCATCGGGTCGGCGATCGGTGCGTCCTACGGCGGCGCGCTGGGTGTCACCACCACCTCGGGCCCCGGCATCTCGCTGAAGTCCGAAGCTATCGGCCTGGCCGTAATGACCGAGCTCCCACTGGTGGTCATCGACGTGCAGCGTGGCGGGCCGTCGACCGGGCTGCCCACCAAGACCGAGCAGGCCGACCTGCTGCAGGCCATGTTCGGCCGCAACGGCGAATCCCCGGTGGCGGTGCTGGCTCCGCGCTCGCCGTCCGACTGCTTCGACATCGCCGTGGAGGCGGTGCGAATCGCGATCAAGTACCACACCCCGGTGATCGTGCTCTCCGACGGAGCCATCGCCAACGGCAGCGAACCGTGGCGCATTCCGGACATCACCAGCTATCCGGCCATCGAGCACGCCTTCGTCGAGCAGGGACAGCCTTTCCAGCCCTACGCCCGCGATCCGCAGACCCTCGCCCGCCAGTTCGCCATCCCGGGAACGCCGGGCATGGAGCACCGCATCGGTGGGTTGGAGTCGGCCAACGGCTCGGGCAACATCTCCTACGACCCGGCCAACCACGACCTGATGGTCCGACTGCGCCAAGAGAAGATCGCCGGTATCGAGGTACCCGACCTGCAGGTCGACGACCCGACCGGGGACGCCGAACTGCTGTTGCTGGGCTGGGGTAGCTCGTATGGCCCCATCGGTGAAGCGTGCCGGCGGGCCCGCCGCAAGGGAATCAAGGTGGCCCATGCCCACCTGCAATATCTGAACCCGTTTCCGGGCAACCTCGAAGAGGTTCTCAAGCGCTACCCGACGGTGGTGGCGCCGGAAATGAACCTGGGCCAGCTCGCGCTGCTGCTGCGCGGCCGGTTCCTGGTGGACGTGCAGTCGGTCACCAAGGTGCAGGGCATGGCGTTCCTGGCCGACGAGATCGAAGGTGTCATCGATTCCGCGCTGGACGGAACGTTGGCCGAAAAAGAAAGTGACAAAGCCAAACTCGCGCGGTTGGGCGCTGTCACCATCGATGCCAGCGGGGTAGGAGTGGACGCATGA
- a CDS encoding transglycosylase family protein, with amino-acid sequence MLQNLRKKLTMAVVGGALVAAPMALGAGTANADSVNWDAVAACESGGNWAINTGNGYYGGLQFTMGTWQANGGSGSPHHASREEQIRVAENVLQSQGIGAWPSCGGRG; translated from the coding sequence ATGTTGCAGAACCTCCGCAAGAAACTCACCATGGCTGTGGTTGGCGGCGCCCTCGTCGCGGCCCCGATGGCTCTCGGTGCTGGCACCGCCAACGCGGACAGCGTGAACTGGGATGCCGTCGCAGCCTGTGAGTCTGGCGGCAACTGGGCCATCAACACCGGAAACGGTTATTACGGCGGCCTGCAGTTCACCATGGGCACCTGGCAGGCCAACGGCGGCTCCGGCTCGCCCCACCACGCGTCCCGCGAAGAGCAGATCCGCGTCGCGGAGAACGTGCTGCAAAGCCAGGGCATCGGTGCGTGGCCGTCGTGCGGCGGCCGCGGATAG
- a CDS encoding ammonium transporter — translation MTPEVEDALTTMAAVNNEFFYWMSIAVMMLIHAGFLAYEMGASRSKNVLATAMKNLLALATIIASFFFVGWFLYNAMPSGFIEMTDAAKAALPWSDNMGPNTADSASGIFWGAFALFAATTGSIMSGAVLERIRTSAFLILTVLVGSVVWIIGAAWGWHGAGWMLTQLGFHDVGAAGCVHMIAGFATLGILINLGPRIGRFAPDGTPITIRPHNLPLTMLGLMLIFAGFFGFLMGCVIYSPEGYATIYGSPTTLSAFAFNALMGLAGGIIGTYITSRGEPFWTISGGLAGIIGVAAGMDLYHPALAFVIALVAGALIPFIGKLIEKFKIDDVVGAVTVHGGVGLYSVLVAGIFLAGYPNTDGNPSISFWGQAVGALVFAALGFLPAYLVSLALKKAGLLRIPSQVEEQGLDLAEVPATPYPEGIPMTTMKSSSGTAVLGAGEGVK, via the coding sequence TTGACACCTGAAGTCGAGGACGCATTGACGACCATGGCTGCGGTCAACAATGAGTTCTTCTACTGGATGTCCATCGCGGTGATGATGCTCATCCACGCCGGCTTCCTCGCCTACGAAATGGGCGCGTCGCGTTCCAAGAACGTGCTGGCGACGGCCATGAAGAACTTGCTGGCCCTGGCCACCATCATCGCGTCGTTCTTTTTTGTCGGCTGGTTCCTCTACAACGCCATGCCGAGCGGCTTCATCGAGATGACCGACGCGGCCAAGGCCGCGCTGCCGTGGAGCGACAACATGGGCCCCAACACCGCTGACTCCGCCAGCGGCATCTTCTGGGGCGCCTTCGCGCTCTTCGCCGCCACCACCGGCTCGATCATGTCCGGCGCCGTGCTGGAGCGGATCCGCACCAGCGCCTTCCTGATCCTGACCGTCCTCGTCGGCTCGGTGGTCTGGATCATCGGCGCGGCGTGGGGCTGGCACGGTGCCGGCTGGATGCTGACCCAGCTCGGTTTCCACGACGTCGGCGCTGCCGGCTGTGTGCACATGATCGCGGGCTTCGCGACCCTGGGCATCCTGATCAACCTCGGACCGCGCATCGGGCGCTTTGCCCCCGACGGCACGCCGATCACCATCCGGCCACACAACCTGCCGCTCACCATGCTCGGCCTGATGCTCATCTTCGCCGGCTTCTTCGGCTTCCTGATGGGCTGCGTCATCTACTCGCCAGAGGGCTATGCCACCATCTACGGCAGCCCGACCACGTTGTCCGCCTTCGCGTTCAACGCCCTGATGGGTCTGGCCGGCGGCATCATCGGCACCTACATCACGTCGCGCGGTGAGCCCTTCTGGACCATTTCAGGCGGCCTGGCCGGCATCATCGGCGTCGCAGCCGGCATGGACCTCTACCACCCGGCGCTTGCGTTCGTCATCGCCCTGGTGGCCGGTGCGCTGATTCCGTTCATCGGCAAGCTGATCGAGAAGTTCAAGATCGACGACGTGGTGGGTGCGGTGACCGTGCACGGCGGTGTCGGGCTGTACTCCGTGCTGGTCGCCGGGATCTTCCTGGCCGGTTACCCCAATACCGATGGCAATCCGTCCATCTCGTTCTGGGGTCAGGCCGTGGGCGCGCTGGTCTTCGCCGCTCTGGGCTTCCTCCCCGCCTACCTGGTGTCGCTGGCGCTGAAGAAGGCCGGGCTGCTGCGCATCCCGTCGCAGGTGGAAGAGCAGGGCCTCGACCTTGCCGAGGTTCCGGCCACGCCGTACCCCGAGGGCATTCCGATGACGACCATGAAGTCCTCCAGTGGCACTGCGGTGCTCGGCGCCGGCGAGGGGGTGAAATAA
- a CDS encoding dimethylamine monooxygenase subunit DmmA family protein encodes MKPDLDVTSVPAWAVAPQEPDADLTGRFWTVVGFGAAAESIVDRWITQIRGAHPDPSLSVHLVESGADDAAAEAVSADLGAALVGWRLLLAGPADACLRLRAHALRGGVADDEIVVASTAVGTRDVDCAHCGARTRADVGLEEVVPCVNCNRKLLVYYHVSRLRGAHLGFMVDAEEVAS; translated from the coding sequence ATGAAACCCGACCTCGACGTGACCAGTGTGCCGGCCTGGGCTGTGGCACCGCAGGAACCCGATGCCGACCTGACCGGCCGGTTCTGGACGGTGGTGGGCTTCGGCGCTGCTGCGGAATCGATCGTCGATCGCTGGATCACCCAGATCCGCGGGGCGCACCCGGACCCGTCCCTGTCGGTGCACCTCGTGGAATCCGGAGCCGATGACGCTGCGGCCGAGGCGGTCTCGGCCGATTTGGGTGCGGCGCTGGTCGGATGGCGGCTGCTGCTCGCGGGCCCGGCCGACGCATGCCTGCGGCTGCGCGCGCACGCGCTGCGCGGCGGTGTCGCCGACGACGAGATCGTGGTGGCGAGCACCGCCGTGGGGACCCGCGACGTGGACTGCGCCCACTGCGGTGCGCGCACCCGCGCGGACGTGGGCCTCGAGGAGGTGGTGCCCTGCGTCAACTGCAATCGCAAACTGCTTGTGTACTACCATGTTTCACGGCTGCGTGGCGCTCATCTCGGTTTCATGGTCGACGCCGAGGAGGTGGCCTCGTGA
- a CDS encoding heme-dependent oxidative N-demethylase family protein, translating into MISAPDLLRTFPFPFPTENYRYSTNVEPAGTAVQTPVGRWGERVIDIDSEYETELAERSRILAQDPSRCAVLPHMRAACWDVMLSLMTELATAYPDTMSLTRDGDVWHWRNNKLGLDADFVVGDESTLPAEPLAFIAAQVQEDIVLLDQRDGDLFGDAGVVTFAADWSFGFDVGMTFLEIHGPVPRLRESGVITRAREFLMRLQPNETYRRTNWSMTVGRRLDVSTELYHEWGPDRPMVGTVDDETFGRLVHLRVEVQHLIRLPESGAICFLIRTYMLPLADLVTVEPWRARAEMVLAELPDDMADYKGIISYRDRAVAWLRSHAPH; encoded by the coding sequence TTGATCTCCGCACCGGATCTGCTGCGCACCTTTCCTTTTCCCTTCCCGACCGAGAACTACCGGTACAGCACCAACGTGGAGCCCGCGGGCACCGCGGTGCAGACTCCAGTGGGCCGCTGGGGCGAGCGCGTCATCGACATCGACAGCGAGTACGAGACCGAGCTGGCCGAGCGCAGCCGCATCCTGGCACAGGACCCGTCGCGCTGCGCGGTGCTGCCGCACATGCGCGCCGCCTGTTGGGACGTGATGCTGAGCCTGATGACGGAGCTGGCCACGGCTTATCCGGACACCATGTCGTTGACTCGTGACGGCGACGTGTGGCACTGGCGCAACAACAAGCTGGGCCTGGACGCGGATTTTGTGGTCGGCGATGAGTCGACACTGCCCGCCGAACCGTTGGCGTTCATCGCCGCACAGGTGCAGGAGGACATCGTGCTGCTCGACCAGCGCGACGGCGACCTGTTCGGTGACGCCGGGGTGGTGACCTTCGCCGCCGATTGGTCCTTCGGCTTCGACGTCGGCATGACCTTCCTCGAGATCCACGGGCCGGTGCCGCGGCTGCGGGAGAGCGGCGTGATCACCCGGGCCCGCGAATTCCTGATGCGGTTGCAGCCGAACGAGACCTACCGTCGCACCAACTGGTCGATGACCGTCGGGCGGCGCCTGGATGTCTCCACCGAGCTCTATCACGAGTGGGGACCCGACCGGCCCATGGTGGGGACCGTCGACGACGAGACCTTCGGCCGGCTGGTGCATCTGCGGGTGGAGGTGCAGCATCTGATCCGGTTGCCCGAGTCGGGCGCCATCTGTTTCCTCATCCGCACCTACATGCTGCCGCTGGCTGACCTGGTGACTGTCGAGCCGTGGCGCGCCCGCGCCGAGATGGTGCTGGCGGAACTGCCCGATGACATGGCCGACTACAAGGGAATCATCTCCTACCGCGATCGGGCGGTGGCCTGGCTGCGATCCCACGCCCCCCACTGA
- a CDS encoding LacI family DNA-binding transcriptional regulator — protein MHRYKVREIAQQCGLSEATVDRVLNNRSGVRENTRAEVMQAIADLDKQRAQLRLNGRRYLIDVVMQTPTRFSDAFRAAVEAELPSFAPAMLRARFHLWESGTTSATVDTLEGLRGSHGVILKAPDEPEVAEAVDRLVAAGTPVVTYTTDIPASGRCGYVGIDNHAAGVTAAYLIRQWLGTDRAAVLITLSRTVFRGEGEREVGFRAGLRGSGLDVVDVTDSDGIDAANEALVLAALQRRPDIEAVYSVGGGNTATVAAFEKLGRPCRVFVAHDLDADNRRLLREGRLSVVLHNDLRADARMALRVLLQQRGALPAEPVRPVPIQVVTPYNIPG, from the coding sequence ATGCACCGCTACAAGGTCCGGGAGATCGCACAACAGTGCGGGCTCAGTGAGGCGACGGTGGACCGCGTGCTCAACAACCGCAGTGGGGTGCGGGAGAACACCCGCGCCGAGGTGATGCAGGCCATCGCCGATCTGGACAAGCAGCGCGCACAGTTGCGACTCAACGGCCGGCGCTACCTGATCGACGTGGTGATGCAGACCCCCACCCGCTTCTCCGACGCCTTCCGGGCGGCCGTGGAAGCCGAGCTGCCATCGTTTGCCCCGGCGATGTTGCGGGCTCGATTCCATTTGTGGGAGAGCGGTACCACCTCGGCCACCGTCGACACCCTGGAGGGCCTACGGGGCAGCCACGGTGTGATCCTCAAGGCGCCCGACGAGCCGGAGGTCGCCGAGGCGGTGGACCGGCTGGTGGCCGCAGGCACCCCCGTGGTCACCTACACCACCGACATCCCGGCCAGCGGCCGGTGCGGCTACGTCGGGATCGATAATCACGCGGCCGGGGTGACGGCGGCCTACCTGATCCGGCAGTGGCTGGGGACGGACCGGGCAGCAGTGCTGATCACCCTGTCACGCACGGTGTTCCGAGGTGAGGGAGAGCGCGAGGTAGGCTTCCGGGCCGGCCTGCGCGGATCCGGGCTGGACGTCGTCGACGTCACCGACAGCGACGGGATCGACGCCGCCAACGAGGCGCTGGTGCTCGCGGCACTGCAGCGCCGTCCCGACATCGAGGCGGTGTACTCGGTGGGCGGCGGTAACACCGCAACCGTCGCGGCGTTCGAGAAACTCGGCCGGCCGTGCCGGGTGTTCGTGGCCCACGACCTCGACGCCGACAACCGGCGGCTGCTGCGCGAGGGCCGGCTGTCTGTGGTGCTGCACAACGATCTGCGCGCCGACGCCCGGATGGCTTTGCGGGTCCTGCTGCAGCAGCGTGGCGCCTTGCCCGCCGAACCGGTCCGGCCGGTGCCCATCCAGGTGGTCACGCCCTACAACATTCCGGGCTGA
- a CDS encoding 2-oxoacid:ferredoxin oxidoreductase subunit beta: protein MTDLMGSINGLDLGLTPGLSKTAGVPTTDQPMKGKDFTSDQEVRWCPGCGDYVILNTIRNFLPELGLKRENMVFVSGIGCSSRFPYYLETYGLHSIHGRAPSIATGLSLARDDLSVWVVTGDGDALSIGGNHLIHALRRNMNITILLFNNRIYGLTKGQYSPTSEVGKVTKSTPMGSLDHPFNPVSLALGAEATFVGRALDSDRAGLTEVLRAAAAHRGAALVEILQDCPIFNDGSFDLLRKEGAEERVIRVKPGEPITFGANAEYAVVRNGFGLDVAKTADVSADEIVVHDPSLNDPSYSFALSRLSDQNLEHTVMGIFRQIQRPTYNDAARHQVATAMETIPHDTAALQSLLRGRDTWTVD, encoded by the coding sequence ATGACGGATCTGATGGGAAGCATCAACGGCCTCGATCTGGGGCTGACGCCGGGTCTGTCCAAGACCGCGGGTGTGCCCACCACCGATCAGCCGATGAAGGGCAAGGACTTCACCAGCGACCAGGAAGTGCGCTGGTGCCCGGGGTGCGGTGACTACGTCATCCTCAACACCATCCGCAATTTCCTGCCGGAGCTCGGTCTCAAGCGCGAGAACATGGTGTTCGTCAGCGGCATCGGCTGCTCCAGCCGGTTCCCGTACTACCTCGAGACCTACGGTCTGCACTCCATCCACGGCCGTGCCCCGTCGATTGCCACCGGGCTGTCGCTCGCGCGCGATGATCTGTCGGTCTGGGTGGTCACCGGTGACGGCGATGCCCTCTCCATCGGCGGCAACCACCTGATCCATGCGCTGCGCCGCAACATGAACATCACCATCCTGCTGTTCAACAACCGCATCTACGGCCTGACCAAGGGCCAGTACTCGCCGACCTCGGAGGTCGGGAAGGTCACCAAGTCCACCCCGATGGGCTCGCTGGACCACCCGTTCAACCCGGTGTCGCTGGCGCTGGGCGCCGAGGCGACGTTCGTTGGGCGGGCACTGGACTCCGACCGCGCGGGGCTGACCGAGGTGCTGCGCGCGGCTGCTGCCCACCGCGGGGCGGCGCTGGTGGAGATTCTGCAGGACTGCCCGATCTTCAACGACGGCTCATTCGACCTGCTGCGCAAGGAAGGTGCCGAGGAGCGCGTCATCCGGGTCAAGCCGGGCGAACCCATCACCTTCGGCGCCAATGCCGAATACGCCGTGGTGCGCAACGGGTTCGGACTCGATGTGGCCAAGACCGCCGACGTCTCCGCCGACGAGATCGTGGTGCACGATCCGTCGCTGAACGATCCGTCGTACTCGTTCGCGCTGTCGCGACTCTCGGATCAGAACCTCGAGCACACCGTGATGGGCATCTTCCGCCAGATCCAGCGCCCGACCTACAACGATGCGGCCCGCCACCAGGTGGCCACCGCCATGGAGACCATTCCGCACGACACGGCTGCATTGCAGTCGCTGCTTCGGGGCCGCGACACCTGGACTGTCGACTAG
- the mobA gene encoding molybdenum cofactor guanylyltransferase, which translates to MSSELAGVVLAGGASRRMGRDKATMEFDGPDGPRTMVEYVVAAVSARCTPVFVIAAPGQALPALSATVLRDDVRGVGPLLATGRGLRAAAEAGAERAFVCAVDMPQMTPALIDELDQHTGADVILPWDGRDHYLAGVYRTDLAARIDQLIAAGERSMRALVDTVNTQRIVMPETPALVNVNTAADLA; encoded by the coding sequence ATGTCCTCAGAGCTCGCCGGTGTGGTGCTGGCGGGGGGTGCGTCGCGCCGCATGGGCCGCGACAAAGCCACCATGGAGTTCGACGGTCCGGACGGGCCCAGGACCATGGTGGAGTACGTGGTGGCCGCAGTGAGTGCGCGCTGCACTCCGGTGTTCGTGATCGCGGCACCCGGCCAGGCGTTGCCTGCGCTGTCGGCCACCGTTCTGCGCGATGACGTGCGGGGAGTGGGACCGCTATTGGCCACCGGGCGAGGTCTGCGCGCCGCCGCGGAGGCGGGTGCCGAGCGAGCCTTCGTCTGTGCGGTGGACATGCCCCAGATGACGCCCGCGCTCATCGACGAACTCGATCAGCACACCGGTGCCGACGTGATCCTGCCGTGGGACGGCCGCGATCACTACCTGGCCGGGGTGTACCGCACCGACCTGGCCGCCAGGATCGACCAGCTCATCGCGGCGGGGGAGCGCAGCATGCGCGCCCTGGTCGACACGGTGAACACCCAGCGCATCGTGATGCCGGAGACTCCCGCGTTGGTCAACGTCAACACCGCGGCCGACCTGGCCTGA